The Candidatus Poribacteria bacterium genome includes a region encoding these proteins:
- a CDS encoding TonB-dependent receptor, with amino-acid sequence MKPFFCLLTVLWIPAFAFSQTGTIQGTVYSNSTKEPLAEVEVFIVEIDTRQKTDENGKFVFSTIPPGTYTLITTVPDTELSQRTSVVVTAEETLTPEIYVKTTQYRLEEVEVTGESAPKTVSKKSLQSQEITRLPGTAGDALRALPAIPGIGVANDFSGALYIRGGSDEDNLYYFDRVPVGYPYHFGGLVSSLSSEIIDRIDVYAGGYGAEYGVDSQAVIDIYSQDSSPADLRGKFNLNLLFSEGLLQGKVGEKGYWYAAGRRSYIDLFIGSLSFETGAITAFPRFWDYQLKAGYDFNEKHQLFFNLFASGDRFALKLDGEDVDTDFQGNVSFESGFEGGGLHLRSFLTERLTSYLSLTRSKFLFDVNFGPTLSLEIDAPDYILREDIIYELNPKHRLESGLILGFEPGQVTGTFARIPDEGEADYDIRIEERVDLDESVRGQRLEAYLQDRYALLPFLSVVFGLRFDYFNRIDQLSVQPRGSVLVELPNSSQLQFAYGVYNQTPLPPQLSPSIGNPALKSSRASHYILELKRQLSQDTEIKMAAYYKNLAGLVTVDEEAAYLNQGVGYAQGTEIFLRHRRGDQFFGWISYAYALSKRRDRPGEPYRPYSFDQTHVATLAASYNLTPTWEIGAKWQYRTGNPYTPVKDATKALDPRGNGRPIYIPIYAETYSDRLPPYHRLDLRVSKTFQFTGWKLGVFLELLNAYNRENLLDYRYTYTDDFESGGVNIEREDANQLPILPYLGITAEF; translated from the coding sequence ATGAAGCCGTTTTTTTGCCTACTAACAGTCCTTTGGATCCCCGCATTTGCCTTTTCCCAGACAGGCACAATTCAGGGCACTGTTTATAGCAACAGTACAAAAGAACCATTAGCAGAGGTAGAAGTTTTTATCGTTGAAATCGACACACGTCAGAAAACCGATGAAAATGGAAAGTTCGTTTTCAGTACGATTCCCCCAGGAACCTATACTTTAATTACCACAGTGCCCGATACCGAGTTGTCGCAACGCACCTCCGTCGTTGTTACAGCAGAAGAGACACTAACACCTGAAATCTATGTCAAAACAACACAGTATCGTCTTGAAGAGGTCGAGGTAACCGGCGAAAGTGCCCCAAAGACTGTTAGTAAAAAAAGCCTCCAGTCACAGGAAATTACACGCCTCCCCGGAACAGCCGGTGATGCCCTTCGCGCGCTTCCAGCGATCCCCGGCATCGGTGTCGCAAACGATTTTAGCGGTGCCCTCTATATCCGCGGCGGCTCCGATGAAGATAACCTCTACTATTTCGACCGGGTGCCCGTCGGTTACCCCTACCACTTTGGTGGGCTCGTCTCCTCCTTGAGTTCCGAGATCATCGATCGGATTGATGTCTACGCCGGCGGCTACGGTGCCGAGTACGGGGTCGATTCCCAAGCCGTAATTGACATCTATTCGCAAGACAGCAGTCCCGCAGATTTACGTGGAAAATTTAATCTCAACCTCCTTTTTTCAGAGGGGTTGCTTCAAGGCAAGGTCGGCGAAAAAGGCTACTGGTATGCCGCCGGACGCAGGAGTTACATCGACCTTTTCATCGGATCCCTCTCATTTGAAACGGGTGCCATCACCGCTTTTCCGCGTTTTTGGGACTATCAACTAAAGGCAGGCTACGATTTCAACGAAAAGCATCAACTCTTCTTTAATCTCTTTGCTTCCGGGGATCGGTTCGCCCTGAAGTTGGATGGCGAAGATGTAGACACAGATTTTCAAGGAAACGTGAGTTTTGAAAGCGGTTTTGAGGGAGGCGGGCTCCATCTTCGCTCCTTCCTGACGGAACGGCTTACCTCCTATCTATCACTGACCCGTTCAAAATTCCTATTTGACGTCAATTTCGGTCCAACACTCTCACTTGAAATTGATGCACCAGACTATATTCTTCGCGAAGATATCATCTATGAGCTAAACCCGAAGCACCGACTCGAATCTGGGTTAATCCTCGGATTTGAACCCGGGCAGGTTACAGGAACCTTCGCTCGAATCCCTGATGAAGGTGAAGCCGACTATGACATCCGGATCGAGGAAAGAGTCGACCTTGACGAGTCGGTACGTGGACAACGCCTTGAAGCCTATTTGCAAGACAGATACGCCCTACTACCGTTTTTATCCGTTGTGTTCGGACTACGGTTTGACTATTTCAACCGCATCGATCAACTGTCTGTCCAGCCGCGCGGCAGTGTACTCGTGGAACTCCCCAACAGTTCCCAACTCCAATTCGCTTACGGGGTTTACAATCAGACCCCGCTCCCCCCACAACTCTCGCCCAGTATTGGTAACCCCGCCTTGAAGTCGAGTCGAGCAAGTCATTACATCCTTGAACTTAAACGGCAACTCTCCCAAGATACAGAAATCAAAATGGCAGCCTATTACAAAAACCTTGCCGGCTTGGTGACCGTTGACGAAGAAGCGGCTTATCTCAACCAAGGGGTCGGTTATGCGCAAGGCACCGAGATTTTCCTGCGACACCGCCGTGGGGATCAATTTTTTGGGTGGATCTCTTACGCGTACGCCCTCTCAAAACGCCGCGACCGCCCTGGCGAACCCTATCGTCCCTATTCCTTTGATCAAACCCATGTCGCCACGCTCGCCGCGAGTTACAACCTGACCCCTACATGGGAGATTGGCGCGAAATGGCAATACCGCACCGGCAACCCCTATACGCCTGTTAAAGACGCTACGAAAGCACTCGACCCAAGAGGGAACGGACGCCCTATTTATATCCCTATCTATGCGGAAACCTACTCCGACCGATTGCCGCCTTATCACAGGTTGGACCTGCGTGTCAGTAAAACCTTCCAGTTTACAGGATGGAAGTTAGGGGTCTTCTTGGAACTCCTAAATGCCTATAACCGGGAGAATTTGCTTGATTACAGATACACATATACCGACGACTTTGAATCAGGAGGCGTTAACATCGAGCGGGAAGATGCGAACCAGTTGCCTATCCTTCCTTATCTGGGGATTACAGCGGAATTTTAA
- a CDS encoding phytanoyl-CoA dioxygenase family protein — translation MNPLCLEHCLTETEKQQFEDNGFFAVENAIPQEMVDRLVAAVDRVGAEHLGKDGLPPDAKFNLLDFVGRDDSFIELLDWHTTFPKVWGILGWNIKLYHSHLIVLPPLPPEERDESKRLGWHQDSGRLNFELEGEPRPRISLKVAFFLTDTSVPGRGNFSVVPGSQKSNTLEMPDDPTADPEGAISVFAKPGTAVFFDRRLWHAAGRNSSDTVRKVLFYGYSYRWLQPRDDMTVEHYMEGSDPIRQQILGKSTGGHGFTSPSEKDVPLRAWIQENLGSDAVAR, via the coding sequence ACAACGGTTTCTTCGCGGTTGAGAATGCCATCCCGCAGGAAATGGTCGATAGGTTGGTCGCCGCTGTCGATCGAGTCGGGGCAGAGCATCTGGGCAAAGACGGACTGCCGCCCGATGCGAAATTCAACCTCCTCGATTTTGTCGGCAGAGATGATAGCTTCATCGAATTGCTTGACTGGCACACAACATTTCCGAAAGTCTGGGGAATTTTAGGGTGGAACATCAAACTCTACCATTCACATCTGATTGTGCTACCGCCACTGCCGCCGGAAGAGCGCGATGAATCCAAACGCCTCGGGTGGCACCAAGATAGTGGAAGACTCAATTTTGAATTGGAGGGCGAGCCACGACCGCGCATATCGTTGAAGGTGGCATTCTTCCTCACCGATACATCCGTGCCGGGACGCGGTAACTTCTCCGTAGTCCCCGGTAGCCAAAAATCGAATACATTGGAAATGCCCGATGATCCTACAGCCGATCCCGAAGGGGCGATCTCTGTATTTGCTAAACCAGGCACAGCCGTCTTTTTCGATCGTAGGCTCTGGCATGCCGCAGGGCGCAACAGCTCCGACACCGTCCGCAAGGTCCTCTTCTACGGCTACAGTTACCGCTGGTTGCAACCGCGCGACGACATGACCGTGGAACATTACATGGAAGGCTCCGACCCGATTCGTCAACAGATTTTGGGTAAAAGCACAGGTGGACACGGCTTCACATCCCCCAGTGAAAAGGACGTCCCACTTCGCGCCTGGATTCAGGAAAACCTCGGTTCTGACGCAGTCGCGCGCTAA